The following nucleotide sequence is from Podospora bellae-mahoneyi strain CBS 112042 chromosome 1 map unlocalized CBS112042p_1, whole genome shotgun sequence.
GCGCAAGGCGAATTCATTGTCGACTGGATAGCTCCAAGTCGTAACTAACTGTGATTTGTTAAGCCATGTGCTGAGCCGTGAAGGGAGCAACTCAGGAGGTTGATCTTACAGGCTGCATGAAGCTATCAGTGCTCATTTCCTCCGTCAGAGGCAGTAGCTGGAtaagcaaaaaaaaaaaaaaaaaagaaaaaaaaagaaaaaaaaaaaaacttacgaTCTGGCACAGTAGACAGGCCTATGGGTCAATTTAAAGCAGAAACCGCTAGCTTTCTTACAGAATCACTCACATGCTACAAATAAGTTCACAGTCAGATACCCGAGACGATTTAGAAATCAGTGTCCAAGGAACATACCGTCTACCCGTTCGAGCCGTGATCCTCGAGGTCAGTGAAATCCATGAATCTGCAGATACAAAGGCGACTCACATACTGATGGTCGTCAGCTCTCGACTCTTCTCAACAATCTTGGTTCTTTTGTATCATGAACCTACTGTCTAAATGTGTTCAGCGGAGTGAATGATGTGTCAGTTGGTTATCTTCCCAGAGTCATATCGATACTGATACGGTTCACGTACCTCCTAAAGTCCCATCAGCGGAGTTCTTCGTTACAGGAAAACCGGGATATCATACAAGATTCGGCTGTGTTTTGAGAAGATCATCCCCTAGTCGGCTTTTTGCTGCTGTTCTCTTGGGCTTCATTACTTGGaggggttttggtggtgcAATATTTGCTCGGTCTTTCGTAAAGCAAAGGTAATCGCCTCCCTGAGACTCATCATGTATGGCCTTCCCCCAAATAGCTTCCAACTTTTCCTTCAGCTCGCCAGCATCAGCTCGGCATCTGCTAATCTGGCTAGGCACCATGTTTTCACTGGGTaactcaacaacaagaagtCTGTCCCTAACAAGTCGAACGATATCTGCGAGTGCCGAACCACCGGACCGGTTGCATTCTGGATCATTCAAAATCTCAGCGATCCAATGACTCGCAATATCACTCACTCGGGCAACATTTCGGTCCACTGTGAAGTAAAGGGTGTCTGTGTGCGGGTTCTCGCGGATTTTATGTTGGTCATAAAAGCTCGCCAACCCATTGTTCCCGTACaaaatgatgatgacgaattCAAGAATAACGCAACCGAGAGACCATATATCGAAGCGGCGTGACCTTGGGAGATGTAGATTGGCGACAGCTTCGGGAGCCTCGTAATGAGATGTCGTGAATTTCTGGTTTGTCATGTCCTTTCTTCGAGCGGTGGCAAAGACGTGCTGCTTGGCCAGGCCAAGGTCGGCAATTTTCAACGTTCCCAACCAACGGGAATCGTTGGTCTGTGACTGGTTGAACTGTAAAATATTCTCTGGCTTCAGATCGCCATGTCGCCAATGTTCATCGCTGCTTGCATCGCTCTCCTCGCTGACATAAGATCGGTTCGGGTCTTCGCTTCTAAAAGAAACTTCGTCGTCTGATGGTTCAACGAATCGAACGTGAATCTCGGGTACATTTCTCGGGGACTTGGATGTATcgggggttgtgatggggcTGTAATCTTTTGTTTCTCCCTCTCGCGGTTTGACCGAATGCGGAACAGGTACCGTCAATCTTTCACCGGCTGCCATACCTGCCAGATCTGCTGCCCGTCGGACCACGTTGCCAGTCTTGGTCCTGTTGTTTGTGCCGTGGAGGGTTGAAAGGGCACCGACTATACCGAGAACCTCTTCAATGACCGACATGATTCGATCAGGGTCAAGGTCTTTCGGCTCTGGGCCTTGGCTTTCCCAGAGCTCTCGAAGACTGCCTCCGTCTGCCCACTCAAACATGATGTAGTGCTCCGGACCACATCGCAAGGCGGCTAATGGGCGGATGAGATGTTTATGCTGCAGCTTGTTTATCTCTTCCAAGGCAGAGGTCTCGTGGTTCCAAGCCGTTTCCACATTGTATCCAGGTTCCGAAGTTAGTGGTTTCAGCTGTTTCAATGCAACCTTGAGCGACTCTCCCAAGTATCTGtcgtcttggtgatgggcatGGTGAACTTCTGCCTCGTAGACCGTACTGAAATGGCCAATATGAGGCTTCTGGGCTTTCCAGGTGATTGGGAGCACACATCCTTCCTTCAGCTCGTATATGAACTTGTCTTTCAGAATAACAGGTGCTGTGAACATTGCTTGGTCCTGAAAGAATCGAAACGATATGTGCGCCCAGAGTTTGTCATGAAATACGTCCCAtgcctggtggtgggcaaCGCGTTGATGGCATGGTAACTTTCCCCCGACGCAGGGTATACGGTCGACCGGGAGGTGTGCGTCTGTCATGCTGTGTTTCCGGCAACTCTCCATGATAGCCAACAGGTCATTTGGAGAAGCCTCATTGCCAACCACTAGAATAAGAAACAGTGTCTTTCCGTGACCGCAAACAAAATCAATCACATCAGTCGAAGCCTTTTCTGGAAGCACCAGCCGAATGGTTGCATAGGTGACCAATTTATCGATTTCTGTGACTGGGAGGAATTCCTTGCCGCTAGGAAGGGCGCTGGTGACAAAAGACTGTACTAGCCTTCTCCGGAAACTCCTAAGTTCTTCCTCTGGATTGGGCCTCACCACAGCGGGTTCCTGGTAAGTTTCAGGGGGAGGTTTTCGACGACGACCAAAGAAGCGCCGCATGGTACCCATGTTACAATAACAGAAGGACAGACGGTGTTTTTGTCGTAAAGACATCTCAACATCCAGAAAGTTTTGCGGCGAGTTGTCGTTGAAATATAGAGTCCCTCGAGGTGCGGGGTATAACCTCCTTGGCCATCTTATCTGCTCCTAGGTCAGCAATTGTGACTTGCATATGGCCTGCTTTCTGTGGTTCTAGGGCCGATGAGTGGTTGGGtctcggtgatgaggggTTCAGCTTTTCCCCTCTCGTTGGCGCAAGTCCGTATCTGTCCCTGCATCGTGGGCATGCGGTTCGTCAATGATCAGTCAAGCGGGATGAGGAGTCAAAAGTGCAGTTCTCATGCAGCATAGGTGAccagcgaggacgaggggaAATGTGATGGATTGCAACAACGCGCATTCGATATCGCGCGGTGCAGTTGGTTGACGACACCCTGATCTGCCAGCCAGCTGCAATCAGGTGAAAacctgggggaggggtcagCCTTTTGGGTTCCCTCCCGTCCAGATTCCATCATTCCAACCAAGAAAAATTCCTTATCTCTGAATTCTTGATCGGCCAGAAAGGGCGTACCTTATCTCGAGTTTTCATCGCATTCATCCCGTCACATGGACAAAAAGAGTGTTGCCTAGCTAGACTAAGTCTCCGATTGCGCTTGGATGCCTTTAAACTTACCGGATCCTGAAGAAATGTCCGGATTCTTGTTCATGGCTCATTCAGGCTATGCCCAATGCCGACATGCGACTTGCACTGCCTGTTGGTCCCGGGCCCGGATTCCTGGTGACCAATAGAGGGCCTCCCACACACCACCTCTTCTCTTCACACACCCTTAGCACTTGTTTTACGACTCCGGCACCCCCCAGGCGTCCTTCAGGCATCTCCAAGGCATCCTCCACACCCTTTGAGCGAATATCGAGTCATCCAATATGGTCCGCATGGTCCGCCATCATGAAGGGTATGTAGTCTCGTCTTGAGTCTTAAACTTAAAAAGTCCCAGATAAAACTTGCATCAATCAATTCCCTTCGCTTCTGCACTTTCGTTTACATGCGCTGAATTGCTGCCCCTGGTGCTTTAGCTTGAAGACCCGCCTGTCCGCATTTGCCAAGAGCGTCCCAGGGCACCATGTCAGGGCCTCTTTATAAGTCGCTGAAAGGCAGCCTTATCACGTCAAGCCTTGGCGAAATCCAGTTTCTACCGCGGAGCGTTGTGGAAGCAAAGGTTACAATTGAGAAAATCACCCCACATCTCAGTTTTGGATCACGACTTTACACTCTGGTCTCCGAAGATAGCCTGGCCCGTCAGATTCATCAACAGGCAAGGAGGGTGTTTGCTATTCTTGTCCTTATCGGCAAGCCATCAGCAATCCAGACCTTATTCACGAAGGACGGCCTTATCGATGATCATCTCCctcttgaggttgtcaaaaACGGAGAGCATGATACCATCGTCTCTTCAACCACTCAGAAAACATTTCCGGCGTTCGACAACTGGGAAGATCCGGCTGCCGTCGACAGCTTTCTCGAGAAGCAATACCTTGTTCTGGCACCAGTGTTTCACACAGCTGGCCAGGCCCTGAAGTTGAACCGCAGTCATCCCCTACCCTTCGAGGAATGCACATGGAAGGCGAGCGGGAGTGACGGCGTATCGGTCTATCATGGCAGACTTCATCCTTCCCACCAGTTGCCTCCTTTCACGGTAAGAAGTTCGTTTTGCGGCCCTGTTGCTCTCCTGTACTAATTGCAAATGTTTGATGTAGGCCACCTCGTACGACAGGATCGCTATCAAAGAAATCCCAGACAAGAAAGCCTTCGACCGAGAAAAGGAGAACCTCGACAGAATTCAATCCTTACACCACAAGCATCTGATACGTCTTCTCGGAAGCTGCGAGAAAGGTTCCGTTAAttacttcttcttcccttgGGCAGCTGGTGGTAATCTGAGGGACCTTTGGCAACTCCAAGGGGATGGCTCACGCACGAGCTTGTGGACACCGCAGACCATTGCATGGGCTCTCGATCAAATGCTTGGTCTCGTGGATGCCATCAGAATCCTCCACGACAATGGAATCCGCCATGGGGACATCAAACCCCAGAATATCCTTCACTTTCCTGAAGCCACCCAAGGATCCGGTAAAATTGGGGGTAGACTTGTCCTTGCGGATGTCGGAGTGTCCAAGTTTCACCACGAGGCGACGGCACTCAGAAACGAGGCCACAAACACTCGAGATGCGACCATATCCTACGAAGCCCCTGAGGCTACCTCCGAGTTCAGAAACGGAAAACCAAGGCCTCGTCGCTATGACATGTGGTCACTGGGCTGCATGTTTTTGGAGTTTGTGGTCTGGCTTCAATACGAATTCGAGGCCGTCGAGATGTTTCGCAAACAGCGGATGCCGCGACGAGGAGACCCCAGGACAGCTCCTGGAAACTTCTTCACACAGTCCACCACCGACGATGGCCCGGCGACTATTCATTCCAAAGTGACTCATGCAATCGGGCTTCTACGAGATGACCCTCGCTGCTGCAGTGACGGGGACAGCACTACCGCTGTGGAGGATCTCATCACCCTGATTGAGCGAGATCTTTTGCAGATAGATCCTGAAAAGCGCGCCAAAGCACCTGCACTACACAAGAACCTCAACCGGATTGTGCAACGGGCGCACCGGGACCCTCAGTACCTCTGCCGACTTGTCAACCCTTCCCCCGAGATTCCCAGGTTCTTCCAAAGGAGTAAGCGGAGAGATAGCAAAGGAAGTACTAGAAAGCTCTCTttatcatcctcctcgtctgtCAGCAGTTATGCGGGCTCTTCATTTACGCCAACCGACACAGGGAGAAGTCGACGGTCATCGGTTTCATCGGTCTCCAATGTTGGACGAATGTCAAAAATGTCTTTAGGTGACGAGGCCGCGGTGATTGAGGAGGAATCATGATGGAAAAGAAAGGCCAATATGACAAAAACTGTCTTTTGGTACTCTGCTGTCTTTCTTCACATTTCTGGGATGGGAAACGGCGCTCAGGTTGGTCACAGGTTATGAAAAGGGTCTTGGCTATCttctttatttttattaccAATAAAGCTATTTGTAGGCGATCACCTACCTAGCTGCCTATTTCTCAGGATAGATCTACCAATACGTTAAAGCTTCAATTCAGGATGTTGTTCATTTCCTCAATCTTCAGGCTGTGTTCATCACCTAGCCAACGCCTAACTATTGTTTAGTTTACCCCTACTTACCCAAATTTGTCCCACCGTGCAAGTTATTTTGTCCACAGTTTGACCACCCACCTGCATCTGCAGCATTAGCACGCACCTGTCACGTGTTAATCCCCAGCCCCAAAATTTCTCCTCTAGCGATATCGCTTGTCCAGGGCGCTTCGccaatcaccacccaccttgCCACAAGAAAACCCTA
It contains:
- a CDS encoding uncharacterized protein (COG:T; EggNog:ENOG503P6J7), which translates into the protein MSGPLYKSLKGSLITSSLGEIQFLPRSVVEAKVTIEKITPHLSFGSRLYTLVSEDSLARQIHQQARRVFAILVLIGKPSAIQTLFTKDGLIDDHLPLEVVKNGEHDTIVSSTTQKTFPAFDNWEDPAAVDSFLEKQYLVLAPVFHTAGQALKLNRSHPLPFEECTWKASGSDGVSVYHGRLHPSHQLPPFTATSYDRIAIKEIPDKKAFDREKENLDRIQSLHHKHLIRLLGSCEKGSVNYFFFPWAAGGNLRDLWQLQGDGSRTSLWTPQTIAWALDQMLGLVDAIRILHDNGIRHGDIKPQNILHFPEATQGSGKIGGRLVLADVGVSKFHHEATALRNEATNTRDATISYEAPEATSEFRNGKPRPRRYDMWSLGCMFLEFVVWLQYEFEAVEMFRKQRMPRRGDPRTAPGNFFTQSTTDDGPATIHSKVTHAIGLLRDDPRCCSDGDSTTAVEDLITLIERDLLQIDPEKRAKAPALHKNLNRIVQRAHRDPQYLCRLVNPSPEIPRFFQRSKRRDSKGSTRKLSLSSSSSVSSYAGSSFTPTDTGRSRRSSVSSVSNVGRMSKMSLGDEAAVIEEES
- a CDS encoding uncharacterized protein (EggNog:ENOG503NUT1; COG:C) translates to MSLRQKHRLSFCYCNMGTMRRFFGRRRKPPPETYQEPAVVRPNPEEELRSFRRRLVQSFVTSALPSGKEFLPVTEIDKLVTYATIRLVLPEKASTDVIDFVCGHGKTLFLILVVGNEASPNDLLAIMESCRKHSMTDAHLPVDRIPCVGGKLPCHQRVAHHQAWDVFHDKLWAHISFRFFQDQAMFTAPVILKDKFIYELKEGCVLPITWKAQKPHIGHFSTVYEAEVHHAHHQDDRYLGESLKVALKQLKPLTSEPGYNVETAWNHETSALEEINKLQHKHLIRPLAALRCGPEHYIMFEWADGGSLRELWESQGPEPKDLDPDRIMSVIEEVLGIVGALSTLHGTNNRTKTGNVVRRAADLAGMAAGERLTVPVPHSVKPREGETKDYSPITTPDTSKSPRNVPEIHVRFVEPSDDEVSFRSEDPNRSYVSEESDASSDEHWRHGDLKPENILQFNQSQTNDSRWLGTLKIADLGLAKQHVFATARRKDMTNQKFTTSHYEAPEAVANLHLPRSRRFDIWSLGCVILEFVIIILYGNNGLASFYDQHKIRENPHTDTLYFTVDRNVARVSDIASHWIAEILNDPECNRSGGSALADIVRLVRDRLLVVELPSENMVPSQISRCRADAGELKEKLEAIWGKAIHDESQGGDYLCFTKDRANIAPPKPLQVMKPKRTAAKSRLGDDLLKTQPNLEVREPYQYRYDSGKITN